Proteins encoded in a region of the Flavobacteriaceae bacterium HL-DH10 genome:
- a CDS encoding APC family permease produces the protein MKKKGHTKKLNQLAATAICGNDISSSVLYVSALAIAFAGQYAWITLLIVSVVLFLFRKIYGEVVGALPLNGGAYNALLNTTSKFLASFAATLTLLSYMATAVISANEAIHYLHHLITSMPIIIATIVLLGVFAALTIGGITESAKVAIGIFIFHLISLAILSAFIIYFLSQNGISLFFENWKLPVPGGSITTAIFLGFAASMLGVSGFESSANFVEEQEKGVFPKTLKNMWIVVSVINPLMAIFALALFSLPLLQSDAYQNTLLTEMGAHVGGNWIAILISIDAFLVLSGAVLTSFVGVSGLLERMTLDRILPPFFLKKNSKGSSYRIILMFFILSVSVLLITNGNVKLLAGVYTISFLSVMVLFGIGNILLKVKRSQLPRPEKATWGAVLLAIFAVIVALVGNISMTPKDDTPSNLVVFLDYFIPTIIFIIIMLNRIVLLNFLLNVIHSIFDPIRSLVLRTDKKILNTINKINSQEFVFFTKGDNIATLNKVMLYITKNEHTKKLKIVLALDKNDVLPKNLEQEIDFLNREYPEIDIEFIIEKGKFSPDLIKNLSKKWSIPINFMFIGSPSDKFPYKIQDLGGVRLII, from the coding sequence ATGAAAAAGAAAGGGCATACTAAGAAATTAAACCAATTAGCAGCCACAGCTATTTGTGGTAATGATATTAGCTCTTCTGTTTTATATGTTTCGGCACTTGCTATTGCATTTGCAGGTCAATATGCATGGATAACATTATTAATAGTATCTGTTGTATTATTTCTTTTTAGAAAAATATATGGTGAAGTTGTTGGAGCACTTCCTCTAAATGGCGGCGCATATAATGCCTTGTTAAATACTACTAGCAAATTTTTAGCCTCATTTGCAGCAACCTTAACATTGCTTTCTTATATGGCAACAGCTGTTATTTCTGCTAATGAAGCTATTCATTATTTACATCATCTAATTACTTCTATGCCTATAATAATAGCTACTATTGTGCTATTAGGTGTTTTTGCAGCACTTACTATTGGAGGCATAACAGAATCTGCTAAAGTTGCTATAGGTATTTTTATTTTTCATTTAATATCCTTAGCTATATTAAGTGCGTTTATCATATATTTTCTTAGTCAAAATGGTATAAGTCTATTTTTTGAAAACTGGAAACTTCCTGTACCAGGAGGAAGTATTACAACAGCCATATTTTTAGGCTTTGCCGCATCTATGTTAGGCGTATCTGGTTTTGAAAGTTCTGCTAATTTTGTTGAAGAACAAGAGAAAGGTGTTTTTCCAAAAACACTTAAAAACATGTGGATTGTTGTTAGTGTAATAAACCCTTTAATGGCCATATTTGCTTTAGCTCTTTTTTCGCTTCCTCTTTTACAAAGTGATGCATATCAAAATACGTTATTAACTGAAATGGGTGCTCATGTTGGAGGAAACTGGATTGCTATTTTAATATCCATTGATGCCTTTTTAGTATTAAGTGGTGCCGTATTAACCAGTTTTGTTGGTGTTTCTGGTTTATTGGAACGTATGACTTTAGATAGAATCTTACCTCCGTTTTTTTTAAAGAAAAACTCAAAAGGGAGCTCCTATAGAATTATTTTAATGTTTTTTATATTATCCGTTTCTGTTTTACTTATTACTAATGGAAATGTTAAATTATTAGCAGGTGTTTATACCATTTCATTCTTATCTGTTATGGTGTTATTTGGTATTGGAAACATTTTACTAAAAGTAAAAAGGAGCCAATTACCTAGACCTGAAAAAGCAACATGGGGAGCTGTTCTTTTAGCCATTTTTGCTGTTATTGTAGCATTAGTTGGAAATATCTCAATGACTCCTAAAGATGACACCCCTAGTAATTTAGTTGTGTTTCTTGATTATTTTATCCCAACTATTATTTTCATAATTATTATGCTTAATAGAATCGTTCTATTAAACTTCTTATTAAATGTAATACATAGTATTTTTGATCCTATTCGCAGTTTAGTATTGAGAACTGACAAAAAAATACTAAATACAATCAATAAAATAAATTCACAAGAGTTTGTTTTTTTTACTAAAGGAGACAATATTGCTACGCTTAATAAAGTAATGCTATATATTACTAAGAATGAGCATACCAAAAAACTTAAAATTGTTTTAGCCTTAGATAAGAATGATGTTCTTCCTAAAAACTTAGAACAAGAAATTGATTTTTTAAATAGGGAATATCCAGAAATTGATATTGAATTTATTATTGAAAAAGGTAAATTTAGTCCAGATTTGATTAAAAATTTATCAAAAAAGTGGAGTATTCCTATCAACTTCATGTTTATTGGCTCTCCTAGTGATAAATTCCCATATAAAATCCAAGATTTGGGTGGCGTTAGACTTATTATTTAA
- the aspS gene encoding aspartate--tRNA ligase, whose product MYRSHNCGELTATNINTEVTLSGWVQKSRDKGFIVWVDLRDRYGITQLVFDEERTSKQMMEQAQNLGREFVIQVKGTVIERASKNPNIPTGDIEILVSELTILNESILPPFTIEDKTDGGEDIRMKYRYLDIRRNPVKNSLIFRSKVSQEVRNYLSKEGFIEVETPYLIKSTPEGARDFVVPSRMNEGQFYALPQSPQTFKQLLMVGGMDKYFQIVKCFRDEDLRADRQPEFTQIDCEMAFVEQEDILNVFEGLTRHLLKEVNGVEVEKFPRLLYDDAMRLYGNDKPDIRFGMEFGELNHVAQHKDFGVFNNAELVVGIAVPGGNSYTRKEIDKLIDWVKRPQVGALGMVYSRCNDDGSYKSSVDKFYNQDDLAKWAEVTGAKPGDLICVLSGDKNKVRAQLSALRMELAERLGLRDPKVFAPLWVIDFPLLELDEDTGHYHAMHHPFTSPKPGQLELLDSNPGDVKANAYDLVLNGNEIGGGSIRIHDKETQAIMFKHLGFTEEEAKAQFGFLMDAFQYGAPPHGGLAFGLDRLVAILGGQETIRDFIAFPKNNSGRDVMIDAPAPIDDKQLSELHLKIEL is encoded by the coding sequence ATGTACAGAAGTCATAATTGTGGCGAATTAACAGCTACAAATATTAATACAGAAGTAACCCTTTCAGGTTGGGTTCAAAAATCTAGAGATAAAGGTTTTATAGTGTGGGTAGATTTACGTGACCGTTATGGTATTACGCAATTGGTGTTTGATGAAGAACGCACATCTAAACAAATGATGGAGCAAGCTCAAAACTTAGGACGTGAATTTGTAATTCAAGTAAAAGGAACCGTTATTGAACGTGCTTCAAAAAACCCAAATATTCCAACTGGTGATATTGAAATATTAGTTTCAGAACTAACTATTTTAAACGAATCTATTCTTCCTCCTTTTACCATTGAAGACAAAACCGATGGTGGTGAAGATATACGCATGAAATATCGTTATTTAGATATTCGCCGTAACCCAGTAAAAAACAGTTTGATTTTCAGATCGAAAGTTTCTCAAGAAGTTAGAAACTATTTATCTAAAGAAGGGTTTATAGAAGTTGAAACGCCTTATTTAATAAAATCGACTCCAGAAGGTGCAAGAGATTTTGTAGTACCTTCAAGAATGAATGAAGGTCAGTTTTATGCACTTCCTCAATCGCCACAAACCTTTAAGCAACTGCTTATGGTTGGTGGTATGGACAAATATTTTCAAATTGTAAAATGCTTTAGAGATGAAGATTTACGTGCCGACAGACAACCAGAATTCACACAAATAGATTGTGAAATGGCATTTGTTGAACAAGAAGATATTTTAAATGTTTTTGAAGGATTAACACGTCATTTACTAAAAGAAGTAAATGGTGTAGAAGTTGAAAAATTTCCGCGATTATTATATGATGATGCCATGCGTTTATATGGTAACGACAAACCAGATATTCGTTTCGGAATGGAATTTGGTGAACTTAACCACGTTGCACAACATAAAGATTTTGGTGTTTTTAATAATGCCGAATTAGTTGTAGGTATCGCTGTTCCAGGAGGAAATAGTTACACGAGAAAAGAAATTGATAAATTAATTGATTGGGTAAAACGTCCGCAAGTTGGTGCTTTAGGAATGGTTTATTCAAGATGTAATGATGATGGAAGTTACAAATCATCAGTCGATAAATTTTACAATCAAGACGATTTAGCAAAATGGGCTGAAGTTACTGGTGCTAAACCAGGAGATTTAATTTGTGTGCTTTCTGGTGATAAAAATAAAGTTCGTGCACAATTAAGTGCTTTACGTATGGAATTAGCAGAACGTTTAGGCCTAAGAGACCCAAAAGTTTTTGCACCACTTTGGGTTATTGATTTTCCTTTGTTAGAATTAGATGAAGACACAGGACATTACCATGCGATGCATCACCCTTTTACTTCACCAAAACCTGGACAATTAGAATTATTAGATTCTAATCCAGGAGACGTAAAAGCAAATGCTTATGATTTAGTATTAAATGGAAATGAAATTGGAGGTGGCTCTATCAGGATTCATGATAAAGAAACCCAAGCCATTATGTTTAAACATTTAGGCTTTACAGAAGAAGAAGCAAAAGCACAATTTGGTTTTTTAATGGATGCTTTTCAATATGGTGCTCCACCACATGGTGGTTTAGCTTTTGGATTAGATAGACTAGTTGCTATTTTAGGCGGACAAGAAACCATACGTGATTTTATTGCGTTTCCAAAAAACAATTCGGGACGCGATGTTATGATTGATGCACCTGCACCAATTGATGATAAACAATTAAGTGAACTTCACCTTAAAATAGAGTTATAA
- a CDS encoding efflux RND transporter permease subunit: MTKQKKQVDKEFGLSSWAINNKTTMYVLILVIFYLGASAFFDMSRENFPEVNETKIYVSSVFPGNTAEDIEKLITDPLEDKLKTVSNKVEITSTSQEDYSMLIVEFDEHITVEQAKQKVKDEIDTETSSEDWPTFNGAKVEPDVFELSLSEEMPILNINISGDYPIEKLKEYAEILQDEIEDLDEIKKADIRGAQEKEVEVAVDIYKMMAAQVTFSDIINAINGGNVTMSAGNLITSGQRRTIRVLGEIESPSELENFVVKSEKEKSIYLKDVASVSFKDEDKTTFAREFGAPVVMLDVKKRAGKNMVAAAEKIQLIVKNAIENDFPQDLKVTISNDQSSVTIGQVDDLVNNIIFGVLLVVTVLMFFLGFKNAIFVGFAIPMSMFMSLMILNLLGHSLNTMVLFGLIMGLGMLVDNGIVVVENVYRLMDEEGMSRIQAAKKGIGEIAFPIIISTATTVAAFIPLGLWPGIMGEFMMILPITLSVVLGSSLFVAIFFNSVLVSQFMNTEDKDMPLKQIVKTTSIMAGIGLFIFIVGGEYRALGTLMVITAILLWVYRLFLRKWANSFQTKTLKKLENAYEKQLRYALSGKMPYVFSISTFLLLIVAFIAFGASLATQRTKVEFFPDNKPNQIIVYIEYPQGTAIEKTNAITKEIEQRVFKVLDDSQYKDGDYNYLVENAVSQVGEGAGNPQTDGGSAAEMPHKAKITASMREYKYRRGEDSELLRQKVQIALAGIYPGVLISVEKDANGPPAGAPINIEIEGDDYNELIATAENMREFINTKNIPGIDELKIDVNKDKPGMKVTVDRKKAGELGVSASQVGQQLRNSIFGSKAGIYKEGGDDYDIYVRFNKENRYNTSALFNQNITFRDMASGQIKNIPLSTVAKHENNSGFSAIKHKETKRVVTVYSALAPGFTDAGAIVTQIQNEMKSYDGLSENVKIDYTGQIEEQNKQMTFLMGAFGTGLMLIFFILIFQFNSISKPTIIMLAIFLSFIGVFGGLVISGSAFVIMMTMVGIISLAGIVVNNGVVLLDYAQLLIDRKKNEKNLDESEYLETKDLFESIVKAGKARLRPVLLTAITTILGLIPLAIGLNINFFTLFKDFNPNIYMGGDNVVFWGPLAWTVIYGLFVATFLTLIVVPVLFFLTMKLKMWLRRKTISEEGIPQEVFNMNKRID; this comes from the coding sequence ATGACTAAACAAAAAAAACAAGTAGATAAAGAATTTGGATTATCATCTTGGGCTATAAATAATAAGACTACAATGTATGTGCTTATTTTAGTTATTTTCTACTTAGGTGCTTCTGCTTTTTTCGATATGTCTAGAGAAAATTTTCCTGAAGTAAATGAAACTAAAATTTATGTAAGTTCTGTTTTTCCTGGAAATACAGCCGAAGATATTGAAAAACTTATTACTGACCCTTTAGAAGACAAATTAAAAACAGTAAGTAATAAGGTAGAAATTACCTCAACATCTCAAGAAGATTACTCAATGCTTATTGTTGAGTTTGATGAACATATAACCGTTGAGCAGGCAAAACAAAAAGTAAAAGATGAGATTGATACTGAAACTTCAAGTGAAGATTGGCCAACATTTAATGGGGCAAAAGTAGAACCTGATGTTTTTGAGTTGAGCTTATCTGAAGAAATGCCGATTCTTAATATTAATATTTCTGGCGATTATCCTATAGAAAAACTAAAAGAATATGCTGAAATACTTCAAGATGAAATAGAAGACTTGGATGAAATTAAAAAAGCAGATATTCGTGGTGCACAGGAAAAAGAAGTTGAAGTAGCAGTAGATATTTATAAAATGATGGCTGCACAAGTTACTTTTAGCGATATAATAAACGCTATTAATGGAGGTAACGTAACTATGTCTGCAGGTAATTTAATAACAAGTGGACAACGACGGACCATTCGAGTTCTTGGAGAAATAGAAAGTCCATCAGAATTGGAAAACTTTGTTGTAAAATCTGAAAAAGAAAAATCTATTTACCTAAAAGATGTAGCTTCTGTTTCATTTAAAGATGAAGATAAAACCACTTTTGCAAGAGAATTTGGCGCACCTGTTGTTATGTTAGATGTTAAAAAACGTGCAGGAAAAAACATGGTTGCAGCCGCAGAAAAAATTCAACTTATTGTTAAAAATGCTATTGAAAATGATTTTCCACAAGATTTGAAAGTCACTATTTCAAATGATCAATCTTCAGTAACTATTGGTCAAGTAGACGATTTAGTCAATAACATCATTTTTGGAGTTCTTTTAGTTGTTACAGTTTTAATGTTCTTTTTAGGCTTTAAAAATGCCATATTTGTTGGTTTTGCAATACCAATGTCCATGTTTATGTCTCTCATGATATTAAATTTACTTGGTCATAGCTTAAACACCATGGTGCTTTTTGGGTTAATTATGGGACTTGGGATGCTTGTAGATAACGGTATTGTAGTCGTTGAAAACGTATATCGTTTAATGGATGAAGAAGGCATGAGTAGAATTCAAGCTGCTAAAAAAGGTATAGGAGAAATAGCATTTCCTATCATTATTTCTACAGCTACAACTGTTGCTGCTTTTATTCCCTTAGGATTATGGCCAGGAATTATGGGTGAGTTTATGATGATTTTACCAATAACGCTTTCTGTTGTTTTAGGGTCATCATTATTTGTTGCTATTTTCTTTAACTCTGTTTTGGTATCTCAATTTATGAATACTGAAGACAAAGACATGCCTTTAAAACAAATAGTTAAAACAACAAGTATTATGGCTGGCATAGGGCTTTTTATATTTATTGTTGGTGGTGAATATAGAGCCTTAGGGACACTCATGGTAATAACGGCAATTTTGTTATGGGTATACCGTTTATTTTTACGCAAATGGGCAAATAGTTTTCAAACTAAAACGCTTAAAAAGTTAGAAAATGCATATGAAAAACAACTCCGTTATGCGCTCTCTGGTAAAATGCCTTATGTTTTTAGTATTAGTACTTTCCTATTATTAATTGTAGCATTTATAGCATTTGGTGCTTCTTTGGCTACGCAACGTACTAAAGTAGAATTCTTTCCAGATAATAAGCCTAATCAAATTATTGTTTATATAGAATATCCTCAAGGAACTGCTATTGAAAAAACAAATGCTATTACTAAAGAAATTGAACAACGTGTATTTAAAGTTTTAGATGATAGTCAATATAAAGATGGTGATTATAACTATTTAGTAGAAAATGCTGTTTCACAAGTTGGTGAAGGTGCTGGAAACCCTCAAACCGATGGTGGTTCGGCAGCTGAAATGCCACACAAAGCAAAAATTACAGCATCAATGCGAGAGTATAAATATAGACGAGGTGAAGATAGTGAGTTGTTACGTCAAAAAGTGCAAATTGCTTTAGCTGGTATTTATCCTGGTGTACTTATTTCTGTTGAAAAAGATGCTAATGGCCCACCAGCAGGTGCTCCAATTAATATTGAAATAGAAGGTGATGATTATAATGAACTCATTGCAACTGCAGAAAACATGCGCGAGTTTATTAACACTAAAAATATTCCAGGAATTGATGAGCTTAAAATAGATGTAAATAAAGATAAGCCTGGAATGAAAGTAACGGTAGATCGTAAAAAAGCAGGTGAGTTAGGAGTAAGTGCTTCACAAGTTGGTCAGCAATTACGTAACTCTATTTTTGGTTCAAAAGCAGGGATTTATAAAGAAGGTGGCGATGATTATGATATTTATGTTCGCTTTAATAAAGAAAACAGATATAATACCAGTGCCTTATTTAATCAGAATATAACCTTTAGGGATATGGCTTCTGGTCAAATAAAAAACATCCCATTATCTACTGTAGCTAAACATGAAAACAATTCTGGCTTTAGTGCTATTAAACATAAAGAAACTAAACGTGTTGTAACAGTTTATTCAGCTTTAGCTCCTGGTTTTACAGATGCCGGTGCTATTGTTACACAAATTCAGAATGAAATGAAAAGTTACGATGGTTTATCTGAAAATGTTAAAATAGATTACACAGGACAAATTGAAGAGCAAAATAAGCAAATGACCTTTTTAATGGGCGCATTTGGAACAGGTTTGATGCTTATATTCTTTATTTTAATATTTCAATTTAATTCAATATCAAAACCAACAATTATTATGTTGGCTATTTTCTTAAGTTTTATTGGTGTTTTTGGTGGTCTTGTAATATCTGGCTCTGCCTTTGTAATTATGATGACTATGGTTGGTATTATTTCATTAGCTGGAATTGTAGTTAACAATGGTGTGGTATTGCTAGATTATGCACAACTACTTATTGATAGAAAGAAAAATGAAAAAAACCTAGATGAATCTGAGTATTTAGAAACTAAAGATTTATTTGAAAGTATTGTAAAAGCAGGTAAAGCCCGTTTAAGACCCGTACTATTAACAGCAATAACAACTATACTCGGGTTAATACCTCTTGCTATTGGTTTAAACATTAACTTCTTTACTTTATTTAAAGACTTTAACCCTAATATATATATGGGAGGAGACAATGTTGTGTTTTGGGGGCCATTAGCTTGGACAGTTATTTATGGCTTATTTGTAGCAACCTTTTTAACATTAATAGTTGTTCCTGTTTTATTCTTTTTAACTATGAAACTAAAAATGTGGTTGCGAAGAAAAACAATTTCTGAAGAAGGAATTCCTCAAGAAGTTTTTAATATGAATAAACGAATAGATTAA
- a CDS encoding efflux RND transporter periplasmic adaptor subunit translates to MKIIYPLLIVTLFLTSCGGDKKQSVENVIATENLEKIRLKRSEIVAKQQEIAGQLKQLDHKISILDTTKKIPLITTFTAKHEIFNHYLELQGNVSTKNVLVIFPEFSGVLSKVYVTQGQKVFKGQLLAKIDDGGLSQQLAQAEIQANLAKTTYDRQERLWNQKIGSEIQYLQAKSNYEAQSQVVNQIKQQIAKTSVRAPFNGTIDDIITEQGSVVQPGQSQLMRIVNLDNMYIETDVPERYVSSVTENKNVIVEIPVLGKTIDAKVRQAGNFINPANRTFKVEIAVPNKDKNIKPNLTAKLKINDYSNENALLIPQSIISENAEGDQYIYVIKNKNANNEGIAERIIIKTGKTQGDVIEVLGGIENGSEIIQEGARSVKDGQTVKVINQ, encoded by the coding sequence ATGAAAATTATATACCCACTATTAATCGTAACACTTTTTTTAACCTCTTGTGGGGGCGACAAAAAGCAATCAGTAGAAAACGTTATTGCCACTGAAAATTTGGAAAAAATCAGACTTAAAAGATCTGAAATTGTAGCCAAACAGCAAGAAATAGCTGGACAATTAAAACAGTTAGATCATAAAATATCCATTTTAGATACTACAAAAAAAATACCTTTAATAACTACATTTACAGCTAAACATGAAATTTTTAATCATTATTTAGAACTACAGGGTAATGTAAGTACAAAAAATGTTTTAGTTATTTTTCCTGAGTTCAGTGGTGTATTATCTAAAGTATATGTAACCCAAGGACAAAAAGTTTTCAAAGGACAATTATTAGCAAAAATAGATGATGGTGGTTTAAGTCAACAATTAGCTCAAGCAGAAATTCAAGCGAATTTAGCTAAAACAACTTATGACCGTCAAGAGCGTCTTTGGAATCAAAAAATTGGTAGTGAAATTCAATATTTACAAGCTAAATCTAATTATGAAGCACAATCGCAAGTTGTAAATCAAATAAAACAACAAATTGCTAAAACAAGTGTTAGAGCACCTTTTAATGGTACTATTGACGATATTATTACAGAACAAGGAAGTGTCGTACAACCAGGTCAATCTCAATTAATGCGTATTGTAAATTTAGACAATATGTATATAGAAACAGATGTTCCTGAAAGATATGTAAGTAGTGTTACTGAAAATAAAAATGTTATAGTAGAAATTCCTGTTTTAGGAAAAACTATTGATGCAAAAGTAAGACAAGCAGGTAATTTTATAAATCCAGCAAACAGGACTTTCAAAGTAGAAATTGCTGTACCAAACAAAGACAAGAACATTAAACCAAACTTAACAGCAAAACTAAAAATTAACGACTACTCAAACGAAAATGCCTTATTAATTCCCCAAAGTATCATTTCTGAAAATGCTGAAGGAGATCAATATATTTATGTTATAAAAAATAAAAATGCTAATAACGAAGGGATTGCAGAACGTATTATTATTAAAACGGGCAAAACGCAAGGCGATGTTATTGAGGTTTTAGGTGGCATTGAAAATGGTTCTGAAATTATACAAGAAGGAGCCAGAAGTGTAAAAGACGGTCAAACTGTTAAAGTAATCAATCAATAA
- a CDS encoding TolC family protein, producing MKNKLILIFSLLIIVKGFSQENLYNFSLQGAIDYALENNRTAKNASRDIDAAKKQKWETTTIGLPQISASIDYNNWLKQQVSLIPAEFFGGNVGEFAEVAFGTKQTMNGTIKLEQLIFDGSYLVGLQSAKVYLEISKNAKEKTDLEVRKAVINAYGNVLLAEESVKILERNMDVLKKNLNESTKIYENGLGDEESVEQLQITLSGIESTLNNTSRLKKLAYQMLNITLGIDINNKTTLTDSLESLTAQNIVLDLLEVEDNIDNNIDYKIAKNDKTSKELLLKLEKSKALPTLKGFVNGGYSGNNNNFSFLEKDQKWFGSSLLGVSMNIPIFSSGGRSAATQRAKINLEKAKEDLTETEQKLKLQIASAKSDYQFAIEDYDNKKQNLNLAERIEAKNQIKFFEGIATSFELRQAQTQLYSSQQEFLQAMLDVINKKAELETVLNTTNN from the coding sequence ATGAAAAACAAACTAATATTAATTTTTAGTTTACTAATAATAGTCAAAGGGTTTTCTCAAGAAAACTTATATAATTTTAGCTTACAAGGCGCCATTGATTATGCTCTAGAAAATAACAGAACAGCTAAAAATGCATCTCGAGATATTGATGCTGCTAAAAAACAAAAATGGGAAACCACCACAATAGGGTTACCACAAATAAGTGCAAGTATAGATTATAACAACTGGCTAAAACAGCAAGTATCATTAATTCCAGCAGAATTTTTTGGTGGAAATGTTGGTGAGTTTGCCGAAGTAGCGTTTGGCACTAAACAAACCATGAATGGGACTATAAAATTAGAACAATTAATTTTTGATGGCTCGTATTTAGTAGGACTTCAATCTGCAAAAGTGTATTTAGAAATCTCTAAAAATGCAAAAGAAAAAACAGATTTAGAAGTTAGAAAAGCCGTAATAAACGCTTATGGAAATGTACTTCTTGCCGAAGAAAGCGTAAAGATTTTAGAACGTAATATGGATGTTCTAAAGAAAAATCTTAATGAATCAACTAAAATATATGAAAATGGTTTAGGAGATGAAGAAAGCGTAGAACAACTACAAATTACATTATCAGGAATTGAAAGCACTTTAAACAATACCTCGCGTTTAAAAAAACTGGCATATCAAATGTTAAATATCACATTAGGAATAGATATAAACAACAAAACGACTTTAACAGACAGTTTAGAAAGTTTAACAGCTCAAAATATTGTTTTAGACTTGCTAGAAGTTGAAGACAATATTGATAATAATATCGATTATAAAATAGCTAAAAATGATAAAACATCTAAAGAACTCCTTTTAAAGTTAGAAAAAAGCAAAGCATTGCCAACCTTAAAAGGCTTTGTTAATGGTGGTTATTCAGGTAACAACAATAATTTTAGTTTTTTAGAGAAAGACCAAAAATGGTTTGGTTCTTCTTTGTTAGGTGTAAGCATGAACATTCCTATTTTTAGTTCTGGCGGAAGAAGTGCTGCAACACAACGCGCTAAAATAAATCTTGAAAAAGCCAAAGAAGATTTAACAGAAACCGAACAAAAATTAAAATTACAAATTGCATCTGCAAAAAGCGATTATCAATTTGCTATTGAAGATTATGATAATAAAAAACAAAACTTAAATCTAGCCGAACGCATAGAAGCAAAAAACCAAATCAAATTTTTTGAAGGTATAGCTACTAGTTTTGAATTAAGACAAGCACAAACACAATTATATAGTTCGCAACAAGAATTTCTTCAAGCCATGCTCGATGTAATAAATAAAAAAGCAGAACTAGAAACTGTATTAAATACAACAAACAATTAA
- a CDS encoding TetR/AcrR family transcriptional regulator, producing the protein MREKITHKAAEMFLTLGFKSVTMDDIATNMAISKKTIYVHFANKTKLVEAVTFEVFENICEGIDGICNTSQNPIQQLYDIKMFVMQYLKNEKTSPQYQLKKYYPQIYQRLHLKQFEKMHESVQESLQKGIDIELYRSSINIDFISRMYFNGMVGIKDDTYFPSKIYNMEYLMGSFLEYHLRAIVTEKGLQLLNEIITSNQS; encoded by the coding sequence ATGAGAGAAAAAATTACCCATAAAGCAGCAGAAATGTTTTTAACCCTAGGGTTTAAAAGCGTAACCATGGATGATATAGCAACCAATATGGCCATATCTAAAAAAACCATTTATGTCCATTTTGCTAATAAAACGAAACTTGTTGAGGCTGTAACCTTTGAGGTTTTTGAAAATATTTGCGAAGGCATTGATGGTATTTGTAATACATCACAAAACCCTATTCAACAATTATATGACATAAAAATGTTTGTGATGCAATATCTTAAAAACGAAAAAACATCACCTCAATATCAACTTAAAAAATATTACCCACAAATATACCAACGTTTGCATTTGAAACAATTTGAAAAAATGCATGAATCGGTTCAAGAGAGTCTTCAAAAAGGAATAGATATCGAATTATATAGGTCGAGTATTAATATTGATTTTATTTCTAGAATGTATTTTAATGGTATGGTAGGCATAAAAGATGACACTTATTTTCCTTCAAAAATATATAACATGGAATACCTAATGGGAAGCTTCTTAGAATACCACTTAAGAGCTATTGTTACAGAAAAAGGATTACAATTATTAAATGAAATTATAACATCAAATCAATCATAA